In Bacillus sp. FJAT-45037, the following are encoded in one genomic region:
- a CDS encoding ComEC/Rec2 family competence protein has protein sequence MRVHRWIVLCMFVVFLIRPQEITAQSNFGLEKMVREETEEVAALFLDLPEGEATLLHTPDDFNVLIGSGSESSFDDLILRLECLNIKNIDQFILPNLDQTYIGSAEKIIDQFKVSQLIVPTEGLNWTKETFSDAPVEIISWLVGNTYGVHPDLRFSIYESGNSIVSALNMDVEFGQSMRIFFANEASEKLEERWMEHDLQTVNVLKVAEYGKGQGTGEAFLEALDPEVAIIYNLQDHRVSQGVLERLQETWIDTYETKQHGTILIKAEKTDYKLMTIRF, from the coding sequence ATGCGGGTACATCGATGGATTGTTCTATGTATGTTCGTTGTTTTTTTAATACGACCACAGGAGATTACAGCTCAAAGTAATTTTGGCTTAGAAAAAATGGTAAGGGAAGAAACAGAAGAAGTGGCTGCTCTTTTTTTAGATTTGCCAGAAGGTGAGGCGACGCTTCTCCATACACCTGATGATTTTAATGTGTTAATTGGTTCAGGTTCAGAGTCATCATTTGATGATTTGATCTTACGACTTGAGTGTTTAAACATCAAAAACATTGATCAATTTATTTTACCCAATCTAGATCAAACATATATCGGATCAGCTGAAAAAATCATCGATCAATTTAAGGTCTCACAATTAATTGTGCCAACAGAAGGACTTAATTGGACAAAAGAAACGTTTTCAGATGCTCCTGTTGAAATCATTAGCTGGCTTGTCGGAAACACATATGGAGTCCACCCAGATCTTCGGTTTTCAATCTATGAGAGTGGTAACAGTATTGTGTCGGCTTTAAATATGGATGTGGAATTTGGTCAATCTATGAGGATCTTTTTTGCCAACGAAGCATCGGAAAAGTTAGAAGAACGATGGATGGAACATGATCTTCAAACAGTCAATGTCTTGAAAGTGGCAGAGTATGGCAAAGGACAAGGAACGGGAGAAGCATTTTTAGAAGCATTAGACCCTGAAGTTGCTATTATTTATAATTTACAAGATCACCGAGTAAGTCAAGGTGTACTTGAACGGTTACAAGAAACGTGGATTGATACGTATGAAACAAAACAACATGGAACAATCCTCATCAAAGCAGAAAAAACGGATTACAAACTAATGACTATCCGTTTTTGA
- a CDS encoding amidohydrolase: protein MSCLIHSVAIYTGEEKVEWLETGYVLIEDGVFTKVESGQPPQALQDEAGTVIDGRGKWLTPGMVNTHGHVGMMLLRGYSDDLPLDRWLKEEMWPFEAKLDAASVKAARDLGMVEMIRSGTTTFLEMYHLNMHHFAEDIIEVGLRATLARSMIGLCSKEEQLAKLEESVDFAKTWNNAGNGNITTMLAPHAPYTCPPNFIESTVDEAEKINVPVHMHVAETRKEVNDHIKQYGAHPVSHLEQMGVLDRVKWLFAHSVHVNDEQMELLRKYDVAISHNPISNLKLGSGVAPIPAMLKKGIRVGIGTDSVASNNTLDMFEEMRMAALIHKGMNEDPVVINTKTALKLATKNGAEMLGFKNLGLIKVGYQADCIMIDSDVAHLQPTTNPISHLVYAAKGSDVTDVFVGGRQLMRDRELLTIDEEKIISQSNEHFKRIHASI, encoded by the coding sequence ATGTCTTGTTTGATTCATTCAGTTGCGATTTATACGGGTGAAGAGAAAGTAGAGTGGCTTGAAACGGGATATGTATTAATTGAAGATGGCGTATTTACGAAGGTAGAAAGTGGGCAACCGCCACAGGCTCTTCAAGACGAAGCAGGTACTGTGATAGATGGACGTGGGAAATGGCTCACCCCAGGTATGGTAAATACACATGGTCACGTAGGCATGATGCTTTTACGTGGATATTCAGATGATTTACCTCTTGATCGGTGGTTAAAAGAAGAAATGTGGCCATTTGAAGCCAAACTAGATGCAGCATCTGTAAAAGCCGCTAGAGACCTGGGAATGGTTGAGATGATACGCTCAGGAACGACTACGTTTTTAGAGATGTATCACTTAAATATGCATCATTTTGCCGAGGATATTATTGAAGTAGGCTTACGAGCGACATTAGCGCGCTCAATGATTGGCCTTTGTTCAAAAGAAGAACAATTGGCGAAGTTAGAGGAAAGTGTAGATTTCGCAAAAACGTGGAATAACGCAGGAAATGGTAACATTACTACGATGTTAGCTCCGCACGCACCTTACACATGCCCGCCCAATTTTATCGAGAGCACTGTAGATGAAGCGGAAAAAATCAACGTGCCTGTACATATGCATGTCGCTGAAACACGTAAAGAAGTGAACGATCATATCAAGCAATACGGGGCGCACCCTGTTTCTCATTTAGAACAAATGGGTGTATTAGACCGAGTTAAATGGTTATTTGCCCATAGCGTCCATGTAAACGATGAACAGATGGAACTTCTTCGCAAATATGACGTGGCTATAAGTCATAACCCGATTAGCAATTTAAAGTTAGGTTCTGGAGTGGCACCTATTCCAGCTATGCTTAAAAAAGGTATTAGAGTTGGTATTGGGACAGATAGTGTTGCTTCAAATAATACGTTGGATATGTTTGAAGAAATGAGGATGGCTGCCTTGATTCATAAAGGCATGAACGAAGATCCTGTTGTCATTAATACAAAAACCGCACTTAAATTAGCTACAAAAAATGGTGCCGAAATGTTAGGATTTAAGAATCTAGGTTTAATCAAAGTGGGATACCAGGCTGATTGTATCATGATTGATTCTGATGTTGCCCATCTACAACCAACAACAAACCCTATCTCACATCTTGTTTACGCAGCGAAAGGATCGGATGTGACCGATGTATTCGTCGGAGGTCGACAACTGATGAGAGACCGTGAGTTACTAACAATTGATGAAGAAAAAATCATCTCGCAGTCAAACGAACACTTTAAACGAATTCATGCTTCTATTTAA
- a CDS encoding YpmA family protein, which yields MNKKMEVMSTVRVQKASDLYKIVDSLNRTLKEQDLMFGLSMDEKNEEQMVFTIYRT from the coding sequence ATGAATAAAAAAATGGAAGTTATGTCTACAGTTAGAGTGCAAAAAGCAAGTGATTTGTACAAAATCGTGGATTCACTAAACCGTACGTTGAAAGAACAAGATTTAATGTTTGGATTATCAATGGATGAAAAAAATGAGGAACAAATGGTCTTTACGATCTACCGTACATAG
- a CDS encoding cell wall elongation regulator TseB-like domain-containing protein has product MKKWLLIVLISLFFIVVGTSAFVYQLVREPLVENYEQANQYIVENSLLDTMGEISYYHGTKAYYVVAGIDEDGDESIVWVNEDFTNSVQRKASEGITYEEALNHVRNDIDGSAVTNIRLGYTRGTPIYEIMYTDETERQGYYYVTFEDGTFLKRYSIRSHMIN; this is encoded by the coding sequence ATGAAGAAATGGTTATTGATTGTTTTGATTAGTTTGTTTTTCATTGTAGTTGGAACAAGTGCATTCGTTTATCAACTCGTTCGTGAACCGCTTGTTGAAAACTATGAGCAGGCTAATCAATATATTGTAGAGAATTCCTTGCTTGATACGATGGGTGAGATTAGTTATTATCACGGAACAAAGGCATATTATGTTGTCGCTGGGATTGATGAAGATGGGGATGAATCTATTGTTTGGGTGAACGAAGACTTTACTAATTCGGTGCAAAGAAAAGCAAGTGAAGGTATAACTTATGAAGAAGCCTTAAACCATGTACGAAATGACATTGATGGTTCAGCGGTTACGAATATTCGGCTAGGGTATACAAGGGGAACTCCTATATATGAAATTATGTATACCGATGAAACTGAACGTCAAGGGTACTACTATGTTACGTTTGAAGATGGTACTTTTTTAAAACGATACAGTATTCGGTCTCATATGATAAATTGA
- a CDS encoding pyridoxal phosphate-dependent aminotransferase, with product MKLAQRVSALTASTTLAITAKAKELKEQGHDVIGLGAGEPDFNTPQYIIDAAVRSMEEGHTKYTPSGGLLPLKQAIIDKFKRDQQLTYNPNEIIVGTGAKHILYTLFQALLDEGDEVIIPTPYWVSYPEQVKLAEGVPVYIEGLESNEFKITAEQLESAITEHTKAIILNSPSNPTGSLYTKEELQELGEVCLKHDVLIVSDEIYEKLVYGGVIHTSIAEVSPELKQQTVVVNGVSKSHSMTGWRIGYAAGAVELIKAMTNLASHSTSNPTTSAQYGAIAAYNEDDGSVEEMRKAFEDRLNKVYDKLIAIPGVSCVKPKGAFYLFPNVSDAVKINGYTDVDTWVKDLLTEEKVALVPGSGFGAPNNVRLSYATSLDVLEKALERIERFVRSKTK from the coding sequence ATGAAATTAGCACAAAGAGTTTCTGCATTAACAGCATCTACGACTTTAGCTATTACAGCTAAAGCAAAAGAATTGAAAGAACAAGGGCATGATGTGATTGGTCTTGGTGCTGGAGAACCCGATTTTAACACACCTCAATACATTATCGATGCAGCGGTTCGATCAATGGAAGAGGGCCATACGAAATACACGCCATCTGGCGGCTTATTACCACTTAAACAAGCAATTATTGATAAATTTAAACGTGATCAACAACTAACATATAATCCTAATGAAATTATCGTCGGTACGGGAGCTAAACATATTCTTTATACGTTGTTTCAAGCCTTACTTGACGAAGGCGATGAAGTGATTATCCCAACACCATACTGGGTTAGTTACCCAGAACAAGTGAAGTTAGCAGAAGGGGTTCCTGTTTACATCGAAGGACTTGAGAGCAATGAGTTTAAAATTACAGCCGAACAGTTGGAGTCCGCTATTACGGAACATACGAAAGCGATTATTTTAAACTCACCAAGTAACCCAACAGGCTCTCTCTATACGAAAGAGGAATTACAAGAACTAGGTGAAGTGTGTTTGAAACACGATGTTCTCATTGTTTCAGATGAAATTTATGAGAAGCTTGTTTACGGAGGTGTGATACATACGTCGATTGCTGAAGTATCTCCTGAATTAAAACAACAAACTGTGGTTGTTAACGGTGTTTCTAAATCACATTCAATGACAGGCTGGAGAATTGGTTATGCAGCAGGTGCCGTTGAGCTGATCAAAGCAATGACGAACTTAGCTAGTCACAGCACCTCAAATCCAACGACAAGTGCCCAGTACGGTGCCATAGCTGCTTACAATGAAGATGATGGTTCTGTTGAAGAGATGAGAAAAGCATTTGAAGATCGTTTGAACAAAGTATATGACAAACTTATCGCTATTCCTGGTGTATCATGTGTAAAGCCAAAAGGCGCATTTTACCTGTTCCCAAATGTCAGTGATGCAGTAAAAATTAATGGTTATACAGATGTTGATACATGGGTCAAAGATTTATTAACGGAAGAAAAAGTAGCTTTAGTACCAGGTTCAGGCTTTGGTGCACCAAATAACGTACGTTTATCTTATGCAACTTCATTAGACGTATTAGAGAAAGCTCTAGAGCGGATCGAACGCTTTGTTCGCAGTAAAACAAAGTAA
- the asnS gene encoding asparagine--tRNA ligase has translation MKTTIAKVGQHVEQEVRIGAWLANKRSSGKIAFLQLRDGTGFIQGVVVKADVGEEAFQAAKNLTQESSLYVTGTVREDERAPSGYELTVTKVEVIHEAIDYPITPKEHGIEFLMDHRHLWLRSKRQHAVMKVRNEIIRATYEFFNDNDFVKVDPPILTGSAPEGTTELFATKYFDEDAYLSQSGQLYMEAAAMALGRVFSFGPTFRAEKSKTRRHLIEFWMIEPEMAFVEFDENLEVQEQYVSYIVQSVLKNCQLELKTLGRDTSKLEKIQAPFPRISYDDAITFLHENGYDDIVWGDDFGAPHETAIAEYYEKPVFITHYPTSLKPFYMQPDANRDDVVLCADLIAPEGYGEIIGGSERIHSPELLEQRMKEHDLSLDSYQWYLDLRKYGSVPHSGFGLGLERTVAWISGVEHVRESIPFPRLLNRLYP, from the coding sequence GTGAAAACAACAATTGCCAAAGTTGGTCAACATGTCGAGCAAGAAGTACGAATTGGTGCTTGGCTAGCAAATAAACGTTCAAGTGGTAAGATCGCTTTTTTACAACTACGTGATGGGACTGGATTTATTCAAGGTGTCGTCGTGAAAGCAGATGTTGGTGAAGAGGCTTTTCAAGCTGCTAAAAACTTAACGCAAGAAAGTTCTTTATATGTAACAGGTACTGTTCGTGAAGACGAACGTGCTCCATCAGGATATGAGTTGACGGTTACAAAGGTTGAAGTGATTCATGAAGCCATTGATTACCCGATTACACCTAAAGAGCATGGAATTGAATTCTTAATGGATCATCGTCATTTATGGTTACGCTCTAAGCGTCAACATGCTGTGATGAAAGTTCGTAACGAAATTATACGCGCGACCTATGAATTCTTTAATGACAACGATTTTGTTAAGGTTGACCCACCAATTTTAACAGGTAGTGCACCAGAAGGAACAACCGAGTTATTTGCAACAAAATACTTTGATGAAGATGCTTATTTATCTCAAAGTGGACAACTTTATATGGAAGCTGCTGCGATGGCACTTGGCCGCGTATTCTCATTTGGTCCAACTTTCCGTGCGGAAAAATCAAAAACTCGCCGTCATTTAATTGAATTTTGGATGATCGAACCAGAGATGGCATTTGTCGAGTTTGATGAGAATCTTGAAGTTCAAGAACAGTATGTATCATATATCGTGCAGTCTGTCTTGAAAAACTGTCAATTAGAGCTGAAAACATTAGGTCGTGACACATCAAAACTTGAAAAAATTCAAGCGCCATTTCCACGCATTTCTTATGATGATGCTATTACGTTCTTACATGAAAATGGCTATGATGATATTGTTTGGGGCGATGATTTCGGAGCACCACATGAGACAGCGATTGCCGAATACTACGAAAAGCCGGTATTTATCACTCATTACCCAACGTCATTAAAGCCTTTCTATATGCAGCCTGATGCTAATCGTGACGATGTTGTGTTATGTGCAGACCTTATTGCTCCAGAAGGTTATGGTGAGATTATTGGTGGATCAGAGCGCATTCATTCTCCAGAATTACTTGAACAACGTATGAAAGAGCATGATCTATCACTTGATTCTTATCAGTGGTATTTGGATTTACGTAAATACGGATCTGTTCCTCATTCAGGATTTGGATTAGGACTTGAGCGTACGGTTGCCTGGATCTCTGGGGTAGAGCATGTACGTGAATCCATTCCGTTTCCACGTTTATTAAATCGTCTATACCCATAA